The following coding sequences are from one Salvia hispanica cultivar TCC Black 2014 chromosome 3, UniMelb_Shisp_WGS_1.0, whole genome shotgun sequence window:
- the LOC125213228 gene encoding cadmium-induced protein AS8-like isoform X3 — protein sequence MIIKGLFRRYERRNPVNPTIGSFWGVGIGIGCGVGWGPGFGHEVVGYVGAGCGAGFNVGITFLGVGIGLPANYLFRAPAPHSELSVEKKGSSLTGSRSTMEDDWGADRSGISGTQQSQGASFSGFRDDSLKNFRDLPDVRSMFASYSKHVTDCLHRVWKA from the exons ATGATTATAAAGGGTTTATTTAGGAGATATGAGAGGAGGAATCCAGTGAATCCAACGATCGGATCCTTTTGGGGCGTTGGAATAGGCATTGGTTGCGGTGTAGGATGGGGCCCTGGCTTTGGCCATGAGGTAGTTGGCTACGTTGGAGCCGGCTGTGGTGCTGGATTTAATGTGGGGATCACTTTTCTTGGTGTTGGCATTGGTCTTCCTGCTAATTACCTATTTAGGGCCCCCGCCCCTCATAGTG AATTATCAGTTGAAAAGAAAGGTTCAAGTCTAACTGGAAGCAGAAGTACCATGGAAGACGATTGGGGTGCCGATAGATCAGGCATATCTGGCACACAACAAAGTCAAGGTGCATCATTTTCAGGTTTCAGAGATGACAGTTTGAAGAACTTTAGAGATTTACCGGATGTCAGAAGCATGTTTGCTTCGTATTCTAAGCATGTAACTGATTGTTTACATAGAGTCTGGAAGGCTTAA
- the LOC125213227 gene encoding protein PAM68, chloroplastic, whose product MGIHAYARAPPLSLPPSLTSTKNTSQFKILSPRNHSHLVHLKPISATLNSPKGFGPASKKPKKSKKPNKKYESEDEDEEEEEEEDEREEGVIPEIVTNRMMSRVGLTVGIPLFIGLLFFPFFYYLKVGLKIDVPTWVPFIVSFVFFGTALLGISYGIVSASWDPLREGSLLGWNEAKKNWPVFWQSLRGGGKK is encoded by the coding sequence ATGGGAATCCATGCCTATGCAAGAGCGCCTCCCTTATCATTGCCACCTTCACTAACCTCAACCAAAAACACATCCCAATTCAAGATCCTCTCACCCAGAAACCACTCCCACTTAGTCCACCTCAAACCAATCTCAGCTACACTAAATTCGCCCAAAGGCTTTGGACCCGCATCaaagaaaccaaaaaaatccaAGAAACCAAACAAGAAATACGAAAGCGAAgacgaagatgaagaagaagaggaagaggaggatgAGAGAGAGGAAGGGGTGATTCCGGAGATCGTGACGAATAGGATGATGAGCAGAGTGGGGCTCACAGTTGGAATCCCACTCTTCATTGGACTGCTATTCTTCCCATTCTTCTACTATCTGAAGGTTGGGTTGAAAATCGATGTCCCGACATGGGTGCCCTTCATCGTGTCGTTTGTCTTCTTCGGCACTGCGCTCTTGGGGATCAGTTATGGAATTGTGTCCGCCAGTTGGGATCCGTTGAGGGAAGGCTCACTCTTGGGCTGGAATGAAGCTAAGAAGAATTGGCCTGTTTTCTGGCAGTCCCTTCGTGGTGGTGGCAAGAAATAA
- the LOC125213228 gene encoding cadmium-induced protein AS8-like isoform X1, which yields MQEHGVCINVTRSGKQCLARLVEMIIKGLFRRYERRNPVNPTIGSFWGVGIGIGCGVGWGPGFGHEVVGYVGAGCGAGFNVGITFLGVGIGLPANYLFRAPAPHSELSVEKKGSSLTGSRSTMEDDWGADRSGISGTQQSQGASFSGFRDDSLKNFRDLPDVRSMFASYSKHVTDCLHRVWKA from the exons ATGCAAGAACATGGAGTATGTATCAACGTTACTAGATCAGGAAAACAGTGCCTGGCCAGATTG GTAGAAATGATTATAAAGGGTTTATTTAGGAGATATGAGAGGAGGAATCCAGTGAATCCAACGATCGGATCCTTTTGGGGCGTTGGAATAGGCATTGGTTGCGGTGTAGGATGGGGCCCTGGCTTTGGCCATGAGGTAGTTGGCTACGTTGGAGCCGGCTGTGGTGCTGGATTTAATGTGGGGATCACTTTTCTTGGTGTTGGCATTGGTCTTCCTGCTAATTACCTATTTAGGGCCCCCGCCCCTCATAGTG AATTATCAGTTGAAAAGAAAGGTTCAAGTCTAACTGGAAGCAGAAGTACCATGGAAGACGATTGGGGTGCCGATAGATCAGGCATATCTGGCACACAACAAAGTCAAGGTGCATCATTTTCAGGTTTCAGAGATGACAGTTTGAAGAACTTTAGAGATTTACCGGATGTCAGAAGCATGTTTGCTTCGTATTCTAAGCATGTAACTGATTGTTTACATAGAGTCTGGAAGGCTTAA
- the LOC125213228 gene encoding cadmium-induced protein AS8-like isoform X2 has protein sequence MQFLRVEMIIKGLFRRYERRNPVNPTIGSFWGVGIGIGCGVGWGPGFGHEVVGYVGAGCGAGFNVGITFLGVGIGLPANYLFRAPAPHSELSVEKKGSSLTGSRSTMEDDWGADRSGISGTQQSQGASFSGFRDDSLKNFRDLPDVRSMFASYSKHVTDCLHRVWKA, from the exons ATGCAATTTTTGCGC GTAGAAATGATTATAAAGGGTTTATTTAGGAGATATGAGAGGAGGAATCCAGTGAATCCAACGATCGGATCCTTTTGGGGCGTTGGAATAGGCATTGGTTGCGGTGTAGGATGGGGCCCTGGCTTTGGCCATGAGGTAGTTGGCTACGTTGGAGCCGGCTGTGGTGCTGGATTTAATGTGGGGATCACTTTTCTTGGTGTTGGCATTGGTCTTCCTGCTAATTACCTATTTAGGGCCCCCGCCCCTCATAGTG AATTATCAGTTGAAAAGAAAGGTTCAAGTCTAACTGGAAGCAGAAGTACCATGGAAGACGATTGGGGTGCCGATAGATCAGGCATATCTGGCACACAACAAAGTCAAGGTGCATCATTTTCAGGTTTCAGAGATGACAGTTTGAAGAACTTTAGAGATTTACCGGATGTCAGAAGCATGTTTGCTTCGTATTCTAAGCATGTAACTGATTGTTTACATAGAGTCTGGAAGGCTTAA